A section of the Streptomyces sp. Je 1-369 genome encodes:
- a CDS encoding zf-HC2 domain-containing protein, whose amino-acid sequence MDGELGHDARERVLAHLATCPMCKTEADAQRRLKNVFAQAAPPPPTESFLARLQGLPGGGSGPSGGPGAEDGFATGATDSAGLPRGGIFGVSTEPFVEYVPAGAHAAVLPSEQRGFRIHEVARRSEAERPSWRGRRFAFAAAGAVSMAAIALGGVTVGVPVDSGGDTRAGGSGSNVTPQRSQGSGTAATPDSVRRRGGGNPLSVQGQRPGALSAPVAPTEVTGPLLPGAPAQPLRSSDPVYELAAPMLAGAAAISPLIRPAPPGRHTAALPGIKLPRAADAVLPGDADPVTAGAVAPGAGPLKGTSQVR is encoded by the coding sequence GTGGACGGCGAGTTGGGCCATGACGCGCGCGAGCGCGTCCTCGCACATCTGGCGACCTGTCCGATGTGCAAGACCGAGGCGGACGCGCAGCGTCGCCTGAAGAACGTCTTCGCGCAGGCGGCCCCGCCGCCGCCCACCGAGAGTTTCCTCGCCCGCCTCCAAGGTCTTCCAGGAGGCGGTTCCGGGCCGTCCGGCGGGCCCGGCGCCGAGGACGGGTTCGCCACGGGTGCGACCGACTCCGCCGGGCTCCCGCGGGGCGGGATCTTCGGCGTGAGCACGGAGCCCTTCGTGGAGTACGTGCCCGCGGGCGCCCATGCCGCGGTGCTGCCCAGCGAGCAGCGCGGCTTCCGCATCCACGAGGTCGCCCGGCGGTCCGAGGCGGAGCGTCCGTCCTGGCGCGGGCGCCGGTTCGCCTTCGCGGCGGCGGGTGCGGTGTCGATGGCCGCGATCGCCCTCGGCGGTGTCACGGTCGGCGTCCCCGTCGACTCCGGGGGCGACACCCGTGCGGGTGGCTCCGGAAGCAATGTGACCCCGCAGCGCAGTCAGGGTTCCGGCACCGCCGCGACCCCCGACTCCGTGCGCCGTCGCGGCGGCGGCAATCCGCTGTCGGTGCAGGGACAGCGTCCCGGTGCGCTGTCGGCGCCGGTCGCGCCGACGGAGGTCACGGGCCCGCTGCTGCCCGGGGCGCCCGCGCAGCCGCTCCGCTCCAGCGATCCCGTGTACGAGCTGGCGGCTCCCATGCTCGCCGGCGCCGCCGCCATCTCACCTCTCATACGCCCGGCGCCGCCCGGCCGTCACACCGCCGCCCTGCCCGGCATCAAGCTGCCGCGGGCGGCGGACGCGGTGCTGCCGGGGGACGCGGATCCGGTGACCGCCGGCGCGGTGGCTCCGGGCGCGGGACCGCTGAAGGGCACGTCGCAGGTCCGCTGA